The Budorcas taxicolor isolate Tak-1 chromosome 8, Takin1.1, whole genome shotgun sequence genome includes the window aatggcaacccactccagtattcttgccgggagaatcccatggacagaggagcctagcgggctacagtccacggagtcgcaaagagtcggacaggactgagcgacttcactttcactttctattgagTGACTACCAGGTATTTCAAGCAGTAAATGCAGGCAATTCCAGCACATCTCCTCGTGTTCTGTGCGCCTCCCACAGGTCAATTAAACACACATCCAAACCTCGAGTGGAATGAGGCTTGGGGTCTGACAGTAAGCTGTTCTGGAGATTGAGCATTATGCCTATGTTGTTCTGTGCTAAATACAATCAAGTTTACTTAACAATTCTGACGTCTTTCTGTTGGCCTAACCCTGAACCTGTAGCCAGTGGACCCATGGGGATGGGAGTAAGTTCTAGGCTCTTGCGCATCACTACACTGCCCTCAATATTTATCATGCTTATTATGTGAAAGCACTACCCTTTTCAAAGAGAGGTGCATACAGAGGACCAGCATACTAGGGGTCTCATGCTTATTGGCAGCCTAGCTAAAAGGTTTCTTCAGCATTAGCAATGATGATAAAAAGCCTGTGTTTGGATTAACTAAAATATTTCCTTAGCAGTTAAAGCAATTTGACACAAAATGCACACCATGTTAGAAGTTTTTAAAGTGCTGTGATAGTTTATATAAAACTATCCCCCTTTGGcacatggagaagagaaatggGGTTAAGTGGTTTCTCCCAAGGCAATAATTACATAAATAAGTGAAGTAACCCAGAGTATTAAGTTGGGTTTCTTTCTGTTCAGTTGGAGATTCTAGACAATTCTCTAGGAACTAAACAGAGCTATAAAATCTACCTTGACTCTGTTAAACTTACCCCTAGTTCTTAGTATCTTTTTAAGTGAATTTAAATGGTACCCTGAATCACACCAAGCTGATAGGTTTAAACCcacttaacattttatttctttgaagtgAATTTATTTCCTCAGGACtataaaactgaaatcattcaaCATCCTCAACAGTCACAAGTTAACCTTAAGAAAACAAACCTCAGTAACTTCAAAGAGTAATAAATGCAACATACAAACTTTATTTAACAAAAGTAACAGATAATGTCAAACAGGCacttatattaaaagaaaaactgactagaaatttttatcttaaaacaCCTTACAGTAACCTACTTGCAGTTGCATTTAACTGAGCTCTGTTGCTGTGAAGAATACAGCTCATGCACAGGTATGGATGAACAATTTGTACATTTTTCAAGTATTCACTGAATACTaccttatatacacatatacattaaaTTTGAGAAAGATTTAATTGATGATCCCCAGATAAAGCTTCATTTTTGTTGATCTTTTGGAAGAGGCCGTCTAAAGAGAAGGATGTGTGGTTCTGTGgaaacaaaatgttttatattaatatggttaattttcattccttcaacaaattAAGAGAATTCTCAGTTGAACCAAAATAAAGTAAATCCACCGTCAACTGATGTTATTTATTAAGGTATCTGAAATTTTGCTTTTAAGCTACTATCAACAATAAACAAGAAATCAACATTAACAACGAGCATTTCCCCCCAATTAATTTTACacactggagaaaaggaaagtaaagAAGTCATTTGAGGAGAAGGGTTTCTATCTTTAGAATCTCAATTCCaatgaaaagtaaagaaaaaggtTATCTGTTGTAGGGAAAACACAGTTAACACTTCATTAAAAAACCGTAGGTCCCAGGGGCCCTCCTGGTAGATTCTGTTTCAATAGGTGGAGGACTGAGTAGGAACCTACAGGTAAGGTCCTCAGTTGCTTTGTATTATCTGGAGAAAGacctttttaaatgtaattacatGCTCTGATCCCAAGATAGTTATAAGTTTGAGTTTTTGCTGCCgatgcttttctttaaaagtataaatcaaGATAGCTTTAGCTTTACCTAATTCATATCATTAAgttatggctcagttggtaaagatccacctgcaatgcaggacatttgggttcgattcctaacctgggtcaggaagattccttggagaaggaaatggcaacccatttcagtattcttgcctgggaaatcccatgaatagaggagcctggcacactacagttcatggggccacgaagaatcagatacgactgagtaactaaaccaccacacctAATTCAGCTTCTATGCCTTCAAATTTTGTTCAAAGCAATATAAATCCTTTAATTTAGATTTATTGATAACCCCAAAACACCAGGGTTTCTTAGTCTACCTTACTAATAGTTTACCAATAATCTAGAAAACTGTTCAAATCACTTCAAATTGCATCAGTTTTCTATACACAGAACTTCTAGACACACAATCTtaaattttcttagttttcataTAGACACCAGAATTCTAAATATATTTACGACAAAATACTTCAAGATACTACTAGCAatgacacacattttaaaataaaacagaataacctgtttgtttctttttttacttcaTAGGTTATTTTTGCAGATACAAGAATGCATGCATTCTTTTCACTTTGTAAACTATTGTTTACTATAAAATTAGAACCTTCTCTAGGAAGGAAAAGTCATTCAAAAATAGTCAAGCTTATCACTTACTTAGGGATATCATTGAAACATCAGTATTACTAACAAATTTTCAACAACCACTATTTTCAATTAATGCTTCTCTAAATAACAAAACTTACCTGGTTCATGAATCATGTAATGAACCCAGCCTAGACTCTGTTGGACACCAAGTCTCCTCCACTCCTCTTCAGACATCAGATGGGTTTTGGGTACTTGTTTGGAAAGTTCTCTGGGTAACATGACATGtctgttaaaaaaatatataaccaaataTTAGTACTCTATGTGGATATGCCTTTCTTACAATTATGGTCACGTTACACATACATCTTTAGAACACTTAAAGCAACCCTGTTATGTTATCACTGGCATCAATCTTAAGAACTACTTAAGTAGTTCGACCACCTTTAATTCTGATTTTGATGGCCTGTGTTCAAATTAGAAATTAGAATATGTACTCCAAAATtacaaagcattttatttatgattAACATTTTTCCCTAATAGAGGCTGCTTGCTAATTGTCTCAATCTTACTCAGGAATAGAACCTCAAAAACCAAGCAGGACACATGGTTATCCAAAACACCCCAGCCTCCCCTGCAGCTACCTCTGGTCTCATGACTAAATCGACCAATAggataaaagcagaaaatatgcAACTTATGGAAAGCATCCTGAAAAGAAAAGAGCATgccagttttcatttttctccttcctgttgGTTAGGAAGCAGACTGATGTGATCAGGGAGCAAGAGAAGTCATCTAAGACCacagctgctgctgttaagtcgtttcagtggtgtccaactctgtgtgaccccatagacggcagcccaccaggctcccccgtccctgggattctccaggcaaaaacactggagtgggtgggttgccattttcttctccaatgcatgaaagtgaagtcaggtccgactcttcatgaccccatggactgtagcctaccgggttcctccatccatgggatggaggcaagggtactggagtgggttgccatttccttctccactaagaCCACAGAAGTGATTATAAATTGAGAATGGTCCCTGATTGTAAGAGCTGAAAATAACCTGTTACCTGATTTCTATCTTCTACCTAATTGTTGGTTAGTCTCAAGAGAAATGTACAGTGCTTTTGTACTCACCTTACGTATACCCTACAAAATACAGCAATATTTTATGTTTAAGTGGAAGTCACATCCCTACCTTCTCCATAAACCATAGAAATAGGCTAACCATCATCAAGGTTTGATGACAAGGGAAAAATCTGTAGCTTCAATCTCAGATGGAGAGTCTACATGTATTTGTTTTCCCCCTGCATGggtatatattgggcttccctggtggctcagaaggtaaagaatctactgcaatgtggaagatcccctccagaagggaatggcaaccactccagtattcttgcctggagaatcccatgaacagaggagcttggtggcctacagtccatggggtcacaaagagtcggacacgggactgaacaactaacactttcacactttcaaaacTATATATATTTCTAACTACATATAAGGAGAATTGTTCCCCAAAGTTAACATGTCAGTACCAAGTGCTTTTCATGGAGGGTGATGAGGTAAAGAAGGTAATAACAATACAAACAAAGGAGCTACTAAGATAACATTGCAGGATACAATTAAATTTCCCTTCTCTGAAGATTACTGCCCTGTTTCATAAAAGTTTAAGTGGCTTGGTCAAGAAACAGCTTTAATTAATACTGGATTAGATATTAATCCAGATTTTAGTAAGATTGTGGTTATATTCTGTCCATTATTGCAGTATCCCCAGCTGAATTCTTGGTCAACATCACATAATTGAACATTATATCAACACATTACAGGATTAGAACTGTGTAGTATGTAAAAATAAGACAACTGACTTCAAAcaaagagacttttccaatgcaATTAGGTATTACTAATCTGCAAGGCTGTCCAGAGAATACAGATTTACAAGACATTAGGGGGAGGGGAAAAGAGGAGACCCACCCACTGTTACTGAATGTACGCTTTCTAACTCAAAACAGCTTTCTTGGACATCTAAAAGGATAGCAGACAGAAAAGGTCACTGTTTGGCCCCGCCTACACGTTAGCAGTTTCCCAGGATGCAGCGTCCTAGTCACCACCCAGGAGGACTGGGCGGAGCTGGTGTTTGAAGCCACACCCTAGTTAAGTCTCCGGCAAGCGTTAAGGCGATTGAGAGTTCGTTTCCTCCCACAATCCAATTTGCTAATCCCATTTGGAAACTACGCTCTAGTCCCATCACATAATGATGCAGAagccacacaaaaaaaaaaaaaaaaaaaaaagcctcaaagcAAAAAATTATTTGGCCGATATaaactaacagaaaaaaatgccCCAAAGCTGTTGGAGTTCTCAATTTAGTCTCCAAAGGAAGCCCCTTCAATATTAACCCAAGAAGGTTACCACGCACCAGCACCCGCCCAAAGTCGCCATACCCACTACACATTCAAATCCCAAGCAAGCtcgtttgggggggggggggggattccCCCACAAACTAATTTTTAGTGCCATCAACTTCAAAAGAGAAGTGTTTCTCTGGCGACGTTACCTGACCAAAATCACCCTTCCGACCGCCCCTCGCCCTCtgtgactgggggtgggggggggcgttTGCCTGAATGCCAGGTAGGCCGAAGTTTTTAGGAACAGCTGCGCTTTTATGCAGGCGTCGGACTCTCAGCGCCAGGCTTCGGCCAAGCCGGGCCCCCTTAGGCCCTCGGTCCCTTTCCTTTAGGGCGGCAACTCTGCACCAGAAGCGGCCCCCTCTGCGCTCCAGCTTTCGTCCCCCTCACAGACAGGAACAAAGAGCGGAAGCCGGCTGGGCCGGCCTGCCAGACGAGGAGAGGCGCGCGCTCCCACCCCGGCGGCCCGACCCCAACACAACAGCGACTCCCGGCTGGCCCCCGACCTGAACTCCGGACCCCGACCCTAACCCCAGCCCGAAGCTCTTCGACCCCGACTCTGGGTCCCAGGTTCTCTCCCCTGGCCGGAGTTCCAGCCCAGGCTCGCCCGGGGCCGCGGCAGAGGTAGGCTGTCCGGCCTGCTCACCGGTATTCGTAGTGTTCATCGAAGTACTTGTCCGAATAGTAGATCTGCTTATGGGCCATCCTGCAGGCGGGCGGTGAGCAGCAGCTGACTAGAGCGAAGCGGCGCGAAGACAGGGCGCAGGTGAGGGGACGTCTGCGTCAGGTGAAGGCAACGACTCGACTGAGACCAACCGACCGTAAGCCGAACGAGCCAGGTTTGAATCCGACAGCCCGCCGCTGATTGGGTAACGGTGCCGACCAATCACCTTCCGCTCATCCTGCGGGAAGGCGGCAACCAGCTCCTAGCCTATCGTCACCGCCTTTCTGTGGCGTTTGCACAAGATTAGCCAATCAGAGGCCTGTTGCGAGGTCGCCCCAGGAAAGAAGTGATGATTGGCGtggcgtgggggtggggagctcccTAACGAGAAGGGCGCGGCCAGGGAAGGGCGGAACCGGGACGTTAGGGACCGTAGAGCGCGTGCGCAGGAGTTTAGAAGGTTCCAGGTCCGCTGAGCCGTTTGGACAGCGAACCTGCGGGAGGGGTACGGTATCGCGAGGTTTGGCGAGGCCCGGGAGTGGGAGGGGGCTGCCTGTAGAGCTGTCGTCAGTTTGTCCGCGCACCCTCCGCTGCCGGTGTTACGTGCCAAAAGTACGTGGGAGTTGAGGAAGGCCGGCAGCCTTAGACTGAGGGAAAGactgagagaaagaggaaagagtgaGGGGAAGAGTCTTAACCCGGGCGCGCCCAGCCGTTTTGTGGAGTAGAGATCCGGAAAGCCAAAGTTGTGCCGGGACGTGAGGAAGACGTCAGAATACCGCACAGCGGCGAGGCCGCATGGAGTGTCCCGGAACCTCGCTACTGAGTGCTGCGGGGGTGGCGGTGCGAGGCCGTTGCCCAGACACCTCTCTTAGGGGAAAATTGTCTTCCCACGCCCTTCGCACATTCTGACAACTCTATAGATAGGCGTGCGTGCgtatgggaaaataaaaattactaaaataatgATGTTTGGTAGAGGACGACGGTATTAAAAGTGATTTGTAAAAATTCCTTTGGCTTGTTATGCTTgaaatctaatttaaaattaaggtaCTTGTACGGggttccctgctggtccagtggttaggcctgTGCGCTTTCAATGGCGTGGACCCTTGGTAGATCCCtggtagggaactaagatctcacatgccccgTGGCCAAGAAGAAagtgtttttcactttttccacAATGAGCTCCTGTGGGTAGTGCTGCACAATACCGGTAAGAGCGTCATTGTCCTGCCACTGCCTCCCTCCCACAGGATGGTCGCTTTATCTCTTGACTCAGCCTAAGCTAAGAAAGTCGTCTTCATCACCTGTTCGGAGGAAGTCCCCACCGTCCGCATTCCTCTCCATCCTTGCCCAGCAGGTGCACGCTCGGTCGGGTACTGTGCCCCCACCCGCACTATAACATAACCTCCAGCAAACCAGTGTGGCAGgcatgtctgttttgttcaccactTTATACCCCAGCACGTAACGGTTCCTTGTGCTCCACTCcctaattttaaagcaattacttTTCAAGTAATGTATGCCTAAATAATTAAACATAATAATATGTCATAATAATAAAGATGAGAATAAAGAGATTTCCCTGGCGATCCAATGATTAAGATTCTGAGCTTATCCTGTAGGGGATacggggttggatccctggtgggggaggtaAGATCCTGCCCATGCCAAACATCAgggccccccaaaaaaaacaaagGATAGAAATAAACCGTTATGAGAGACGGTTAAGGAAATCACAAACTTTTTGGCAGAACTTAGGAAAGAAAATCTTACTAAGAGGTATGTAAGAGACTGCTGTGAAAAATCACAAACAGAAAAGCAGAATAGTAAAATCAGCTTCCATAGACCAGTTGCTCACCTTCAGCTGTTAACATTTGGCCCATCTTGTTTCAACTCTTCCCCTTTTCCCTATAATATCTCTAAAGAGAGCCcaaataaaatgtcatttcacTCTGAGATAATACATTTTTGTATATATCCGTACAGGGTACAGAGtctcaagaaaaattttaaaaatattttagcacCATGTCATTTCTACACTTGtgattcctctttttttctctaatagTTGTTTTCTACTtggcctctctctttccttcatctGCTTCCCCCTGCCTGTCTTCCTGTACTGGCTCAAGAAGCCAGAGAAAGACTGAAGAATCCTATGTCAATTAACCTAGAGCAGTAATTGAAAGTCCAACTGTATGGTAACAGCTGCATAAGGGTGAACAGGAAAAAACATTGAACTATACTTAAAAAGGGTGAGCTGTATGTATGGTATATGAATATTTCAGCTCAAATGTAAATTTTCAAGAAAGACAAACCACTGGACATATATGGCTTTACAGAAAAGTTTTACCAAGCTCCCAAGTTTTACCAAGAATTTATTTCAGAATAAACTCTTCTGCTCTATAAGAAGTTATTAGGCAAGAATAATATTGattcaaaaaaaatgagaaaaagtagatGTCCCTTTCACTCAAAGACATACatgtaaaaatttcaaataaaatgctGGCCAACTGAATCCTATTGTGTTTCTTAAAAGGATGATTTTACTATCTCCAAATGTAAGAATAGCTTAATGTTATAAAATCTGTTAAtctaattcaccacattaacagtgtaaaggagaaaaaatgatCCTCCCAAcggatgcaggaaaaaaaatttgctaAAATTCAGTGCTCTTATAATCAgcagtaaagagcccacctgcagtgcagcaggAGCCTCAGGTTCAATTCATGTGGGGagaacccctgaagaaggaaatgacagtcctttccagtattcttgcatgtaaaatcccattgacagtccaagaggttgcaaaagagttgcacacgacttaaAGACTCAACAACAATaggtgcagaaaaaaaaattgctaaaattaACTACTCCTATAATACAAACTCTTAGTAAACCTACCACTCACTGGTGATACCACTCTTAGCAATTAGAAGTAAGAGGAAGCTTTGTTAACCTTGTAAAGCTATCTATAAAAAACATAATTCTTATGAGAAAACATTGGAAGCATTCTCTTTAAAATGTTCTATTATCTTCAATTAGATTGAACAGTGTTTGAAAATCAGCACAATTAAGAGAGGTTTAAGACAAATTAATTGGtaagaaacaaaaattgtttGCAACTGATGTAATCATCTGTATGTATAAGATTAATATCCAAGGTCTATTGCATTCCTGTACCCCAGAAACAATAACTAGAAAACCTATTTAACAATAATGTATCAGCATCAAATGTCACCTACCTAGGAATAAGCCTAACAAAGGATATGCAAAATTATGAAACTTTGAGAAACATAAATGAAGTCTTGAATAAATGGGCAAATATACTGTGTTCCTGCTTAGGAAGACTCAGTATGGTTAAGatataaattatttccaaattgaTTGTAGAGTTAGTCTAATTCCAATAAAAGTACCACATTCAAAGGACTTACTTGACtctaaaataataagaataaggAAATGGCTAAGAATGGCAAAGACACTTAATGGACTCTAGCAGATCATGATTTATTAAGAACTTGTAGTaattcactatgaacaaagctagtggaggtgatggaattccagtggagctatttcaaatcctaagagatgatgctgttaaagtactgcactcattgtgccagcaaatttgtaaaacttagcagtagccacaggactggataagttcagttttcattccaatcccaaagaaaagcaatgccaaagaatgctcaagctaccacacaattgcactcatctcacatgctagcaaagtaacggtcaaagttttccaagccaggcttcaacagtacgtgaaccgagaaattccagatgttcaagctgcatttagaaaagacagaagaaccagagatcaaattgccaacatctgctggatcatcaaaaaagcaagagagttccagaaaaacatctacttctggtttattgactatgccaaagcctttgacttgtgtggattgctaaactgtggaaaattctgaaagagatgggtataccagaccacctgacctgcctcctgagaaatctgtatgcaggtcaagaagcaacagttagaactggacatggaacaacagactggttccaaataggaaaaggagtatgtcaaggctgtatattgtcaccttgcttatttaacttatatacagagtacatcatgagaaacgctggatgaagcacaagctggaatcaagattgctgggagaaatatcaataacctcagatatgcagatgacgtcacacttatggcagaaagtgaaaaagaaataaagatcttcttgatgaaagtaaaagaggagagtgaaaaagttggcttaaaactctacattcagaaaactaagatcatggcatcccgtcccatcacttcatggcaaatatatggagaaacagtggaaacagtgtcagactttattttttgggctccaaaatcactgcagatggtgaccacagctatgaaatgaaaagcctctactccttggaagaaaagttatgaccaacctagacagcatattaaaaaacagagacattactttgccaacaaaggtccgtctagtcaaagctatggtttttccagtagtcatgtatggatgtgagagttggactataaataaagctgagtgctgaagaattgatgcttttgaactgtggtgttggagaagattcttgagagtcccttggactgcaaggagatccaaccagtccattgtaaaggaaatcagtcctgaatattcattggaaggactgatgtttaagctgaaactccaatactttggccacctgatgcaaagagtgactcatttgaaaagaccctgatgctgggaaggattaaaagtgggaggagaaggtgatgacagaggataagatggttggatggcatcactgactcaatggacatgaatttgagtaaactccaggagttggtgatggaaatggaggcctggcgtgctgcagtcgatggggttacaaagagtcggatacaactgagcaactgaactgaattgaacttactagcctgggagatgagtgcaattgtctgatagttagcacattctttggttctgcccttcttgggaattggaatAAGgattgaccatttccagtcctgtggccactgctgggtcttccagatttgctcacataatgaatgcaaaaacTTGATGGCATTctcctttagggatttgaatagttctgctggagTTTCATCggatccactagctttattaacagcagtgtgttttaaggg containing:
- the CKS2 gene encoding cyclin-dependent kinases regulatory subunit 2; this translates as MAHKQIYYSDKYFDEHYEYRHVMLPRELSKQVPKTHLMSEEEWRRLGVQQSLGWVHYMIHEPEPHILLFRRPLPKDQQK